Genomic window (Mesorhizobium sp. M4B.F.Ca.ET.058.02.1.1):
CGGCATGATCGGAGCCGTCGTCACCCTTGCCCTGTCGATCGCCGGCGCCTTCTATGCGCTAAGACAAGTCGCGCCACGGGCGCGCGCCAGGAACAATGTCGAGCGGCTGATGCTGTGGGGGCTGCTGGCGGCCTCGACCATCGCCATCCTGACCACCGTCGGCATCGTGCTTTCGATGCTGTTCCAGACCATCCAGTTCTTTGAGAGCGTCTCGCCGGCGAGCTTCTTCTTCGGCACCGTCTGGGATCCGCGCTTCGCCGCCGCCGGCTCGGGCGGCAGCCAGGGCCAGTTCGGCCTGATCCCGCTTCTGGCCGGCACGCTCTACATCGCCTTCGTCGCGCTGCTGGTGGCGGTGCCGGTCGGCCTGATGTCGGCTGTCTACATGGCCGAATACGCCTCGCCCAAGGTGCGGTCGGTGGTCAAGCCGGCGCTCGAGTTGCTGGCTGGCATCCCGACCATCGTCTACGGCATCTTCGCCGTCGTCACGCTGGGGCCGTTCCTGCGCGATCTCTCCGCGGCGCTGACCGGCGGCTCGCCCTTCATCCAGGGCCAGAGCATCTTCACCGCCGGCCTGGTCATGGGCGTCATGCTGATCCCGGTCGTCTCCTCGCTTTCCGACGACATCATCACCGCGGTGCCGCGCGCCATGCGCGACGGCTCGCTCGGCCTCGGCGCGACACGCTCCGAGACGATCAAGCGGGTGATCCTGCCGGCGGCATTGCCCGGCATCGTCGGCGCCATCCTGCTCACCGCCTCGCGCGCCATCGGCGAGACGATGATCGTGGTGCTCGCGGCCGGTGTCGCCGCCAATCTCACTGCCAATCCGTTCGAGGCGATGACGACCATCACCGTCAAGATCGTCAACCAGCTGACCGGCGACCTCGAATTCAATTCGCCGCAGACGCTGGTCGCCTTCGCGCTCGGCATCACGCTGTTCGCGCTGACGCTGGTGATGAACATCGTGGCCCTCTACATCGTGCGCAAATACCGGGAGCAGTACGAATGACCGATATCCCGCTGGATACGATGGTCCGCACCGCGGCCCCCGCGCGCCGCGACATCGGCCTCAAGGCGCGCTACGCCGCCGAGCGCCGGTTCCGCATCTACGGCGCGCTGGCGATCTCGGTCGGCCTCGCCTTCCTCGCCATCATGCTGATCACCATCGTCTCGAAGGGCTACACCGCCTTCTGGCAGACGACGGTATCGCTGCCGATCAATTTCGACGAGAAGGTCATCGATCCTTCCAACAAACGCGCCACCGACCCGGAGGTGCTGATCAAGGCCAACTACCCCAAACTTGCCGACAGAGCGCTGATGGCCAAGCTTGGCATCGACCCCAGCAACAAACCGATGGCATTGAAGCTGAAGGGCTTCCTGTCGGAGGGCGCGCGCGTCCAATTGCGCGACATCGTCGTTGCCGATCCGTCGGTCATCGGCACGACGCGCAATGTCGACATCCTCGTCGCCGCAAACCTCGATTCCGCCTTCAAGGGGCAGATCGATCTCAATGTCGAGGAAGCGCGCCGCAAGGTCTCGGACCAGCAGGTCGCCTGGATGAACCAGCTCAAGGCCGACGGCACCATGGCCGAGCATTTCAACAAGGGCCTGTTCAGCTATGGCGCCTCGAGCCGTCCGGAGACATCGGGCATGGGCGTTGCCATCATCGGCTCCTTCTACATGATGGTGATCGTGCTGCTTCTGGCGCTGCCGATCGGCGTCGCCGCCTCCATCTATCTGGAGGAGTTTGCCAAGAAGAACCGCTTCACCGACCTGATCGAAGTCAACATCAACAATCTGGCGGCGGTGCCGTCGATCGTCTTTGGCCTGCTCGGCCTCGCGGTGTTCATCAATTTCCTCGGCATGCCGCGCTCGGCCGCCTTCGTCGGCGGCCTGGTGCTGACGCTGATGACACTGCCGACGATCATCATCGCCACCCGCGCGGCGCTTGCCGCCGTGCCGCCGTCGATCCGCTCGGCGGCGCTCGGGCTTGGCGCTTCCAAGATGCAGATGGTGTTCCAGCATATCCTGCCGCTTGCCGCCCCCGGCATCCTCACCGGCACCATCATCGGCCTGGCGCGCGCGCTCGGCGAAACCGCGCCGCTGCTCCTGATCGGCATGGTCGCCTTCGTCGCCGACTATCCGAAGACTCCGTTCGATCCGGCGACCGCGCTGCCGGTGCAGATCTACATGTGGGCCAACGAGGCCGAACGCGCCTTCGTCGAGCGTATGTCGGGCGCCATCATCATCCTGCTCGTCTTCCTCATGGCCATGAACATCACAGCGATCGTGCTCAGGCGCCGGTTCGAACGGCGCTGGTAAAAGAAGGCATCTGGTATGAACATCATGACCGAACAGTCTCTTGAAAACGCAGTGGGCGACAAGATGAACGCCAAGTCGAACGAAGTGATCAAGATGCGCGGCGACAAGGTCGGCGTGTTCTACGGCGAAAAGCAGGCGCTGTTCGACGTCAATCTCGACGTCCGCCTCAATCAGGTGACGGCGCTCATCGGACCTTCGGGCTGCGGCAAGTCGACCTTCCTGCGCTGCCTCAACCGCATGAACGACACCATCGACTCGGCGCGCGTGACGGGCAAGATCACGCTGGACGAGGAGGATATCTACGACAAGAACATCGACGTCGTGGAGCTTAGGGCTCGCGTCGGCATGGTGTTCCAGAAGCCCAACCCGTTCCCGAAGTCGATCTACGAGAATGTCGCCTACGGCCCGCGCATCCATGGGCTGGCCAAGCGCAAGGCCGACATGGACCAGATCGTCGAATCCAGCCTGAAGAAGGCGGCGATCTGGAACGAGGTGAAGGACCGCCTGCACGAGCCCGGCACCGGCCTGTCCGGAGGCCAGCAGCAACGCCTGTGCATCGCCCGCGCCATCGCCGTGTCGCCGGAAGTGATCCTGATGGACGAGCCCTGCTCGGCGCTCGACCCGATCGCCACCGCCCGTGTCGAGGAGCTGATCGACGAACTGCGCCAGAACTACACGATCGTCATCGTCACCCACTCGATGCAGCAGGCGGCCCGCGTGTCGCAGCGCACGGCGATGTTCCATCTCGGCTACCTGGTCGAGGAAGGCGCCACCGACAAGATGTTCACCAACCCCGACGACAAACGCACCCAGGACTACATCACCGGCCGGTTCGGCTGATTTCCACGCACGAGGACAGGATCATGGGTGAACATCATACGGTTGCGTCTTTCGACGAGGATCTGGGAGCGATCAGCAAGCTGATCGCCGACATGGGCGATCTCGCCCGCTCGATGGTCGCCGGCTCGACGCGCGCGCTGCTCAATTCCGACAATGCCCTGGCGCAGCGCGTTGTTTCCGACGACGCCATCATGGATGCACGCCAGCGCGAACTCGACGACCGCGCCATCACGCTGATCGCCAAGCGGCAGCCGATGGCCAACGATCTGCGCGCCGTGGTCGGCTCGATCCGCATGGCGGGCGACCTCGAACGCATCGGCGACCTCGCCAAGAACATCGCCAAGCGTGTCGGTACCGTCGGCCTCAGCGTCACGCCGCGTGATCTCTCGCATTCCATCGACGGCATGGCGCAGCTTGTGCTGGTCCAGGTGCAGGGCGTCATCGAGCAATATGCCGCCGCGGATGCCGCAGCCCTCGCCAAGCTCCGCAACGACGACGAACGCATCGACGTCAAATACACCTCGGTGTTCCGCGAGCTCCTGACCTACATGATGGAGGATCCGCGCAACATCACCGCTTGCACGCATCTTCTATTCTGCGCCAAGAACCTGGAGCGCATCGGCGACCATGTCACCAACATTGCCGAGAACGCCTACTACGTGCTGACCGGTCAGCAACTGCCCGCCAATCGTCCGAAGCTGGACGAGACGGCGATGTCGGCGCCGGCGGCCTGAGAAGAAGGGTGACCGGCTGATGATCGCGCCACGCATCATGGTGGTGGAGGACGAGGAGCCGCTGGGGGTGCTGCTCCGCTACAATCTGGAATCGGAAGGCTACCAGGTCGAGGTGGTCACACGCGGCGACGAGGCCGAGATCCGGCTGCAGGAAAACGTGCCCGATTTGCTGGTGCTCGACTGGATGGTGCCGGCGGTTTCCGGCATCGAGCTCTGCCGGCGCCTCAGGATGCGGCCGGAGACCGAGCGGCTGCCGATCATCATGCTGACGGCGCGCGGCGAGGAAAGCGACCGGGTGCGCGGCCTTTCGACCGGCGCCGACGACTATCTGGTCAAGCCGTTCTCTACGCCGGAGTTCATGGCGCGGGTGAAGGCGCTGCTACGCCGCGCCAAGCCGGAAGTCCTGTCCAGCATGCTGAAGGTCGGCGACATCGTGCTCGATCGCGAGTCGCATCGCGTTTACCGCAAGAAGAGCGAGATCCGGCTCGGCCCGACCGAATTCCGGCTGCTCGAATTCATGATGCGGCATCCCGGCCGGGTGTTCTCGCGCAGCCAGCTGCTCGACAATGTCTGGGGCGAGACGATCTACATCGACGAGCGCACCGTGGACGTGCATGTCGGGCGCTTGCGCAAGGCGGTCAACAATGGCCGCATGCCGGATGTCATCCGCACCATACGCGGCGCGGGCTACGCGATCAGGGAAGATTGACGCTCAGGCCACGCTCTTCCCGGCGGCGCTGCCTTTCGCCTGGACGCCTGGCGCGAAAATCTCCTGGTCGACAAAGCCGAGCGCGCGCATGGCGCAGCCCTCGCGGATCAGCGGCAGTTCGTTCGGCTCGGTGTCGAACGAGATCGATTTCGAATGCTGGCCGCCGGCGGTCTGGGCGATCGCCTCGCGCAGCGCCGGCTCGATCAGGTCGAAGGCGGCGGCGCTGACGCCGACCATGGCGACCGGTGCGGGATCGATCAGCGCGAACAGGCTGCCGAGGCCGAAGCCGAGCGCCTCGCCGGCCTTGCGATAGGCTTGGCGCTCCGGACCGTCGCCGGCGCGCGCCCGCGCTGCGAGCGAGCGCATGTCGGCGTCGCTGACATCGACCGGCTCGGCGTCCTCGCCCATCTCCTTGGCATTGCGCCAGATGGCGTAGTTGCCGGCATAGGCCTCGACGCAGCCGCGCCGCCCGCAGCGGCAGAGCGCGCCGCCCGGCCGGTGGATCATATGGCCGAATTCGCCGCCCGAGGAATGGGTGCCGGTGAACAGCTCTCCCTTCAGCACCAGCCCCATGCCGATGCCGTGCGACAGCAGGATGGCGATGAAGTCGTCGCGGTAGCGGTCAGGGTCACGCCACTGCAGGGCCACCGCCATCATGTTGCAGTCGTTCTCCATGGTGGCCGGAACGCCGAATTCGGCTTCCAGTATGTCGGCGAAGGCGATGTCGGTCTGCGGCGTGATCGGCGACCACAACATGGCGCGGGCATGGGTGTCGGTGATGCCCTGGATGCCCATGGCGATGCGGGCGACGCCGCGGACGTCGAGATCGGGATCCTCGAAGCGGCGCCGGACGATGGCCACGCATTCGCCGATCAGCTCGTCGCGCGGCATGATCGCCGTGTCGAGGCGGCGCTGCTCTTCGGCAATGACCTGCCCGGCGTAGTCGATGACGGCGACGGAAAGGAAGTTCAGCGACAGGACCACCGTCATCACCGCCGTGGCTTCCGGATTGAGCGCAAGCCCGACCTGCGGCCGGCCGCGCTTCAGCGAAACAGCCTCGTTTGCCTTGCTCTCGGTCAGGATGCCTTCCTGGATCAGGTCGGACGAGATCGCCGAGATGGTCGAATGGCTGAGGCCGGTGGTGGCGGCGATCTCGGTCCGCGACGGCTGGCCGGCGCGGCGCACGGCCG
Coding sequences:
- the phoB gene encoding phosphate regulon transcriptional regulator PhoB, with amino-acid sequence MIAPRIMVVEDEEPLGVLLRYNLESEGYQVEVVTRGDEAEIRLQENVPDLLVLDWMVPAVSGIELCRRLRMRPETERLPIIMLTARGEESDRVRGLSTGADDYLVKPFSTPEFMARVKALLRRAKPEVLSSMLKVGDIVLDRESHRVYRKKSEIRLGPTEFRLLEFMMRHPGRVFSRSQLLDNVWGETIYIDERTVDVHVGRLRKAVNNGRMPDVIRTIRGAGYAIRED
- the pstB gene encoding phosphate ABC transporter ATP-binding protein PstB, with the translated sequence MNIMTEQSLENAVGDKMNAKSNEVIKMRGDKVGVFYGEKQALFDVNLDVRLNQVTALIGPSGCGKSTFLRCLNRMNDTIDSARVTGKITLDEEDIYDKNIDVVELRARVGMVFQKPNPFPKSIYENVAYGPRIHGLAKRKADMDQIVESSLKKAAIWNEVKDRLHEPGTGLSGGQQQRLCIARAIAVSPEVILMDEPCSALDPIATARVEELIDELRQNYTIVIVTHSMQQAARVSQRTAMFHLGYLVEEGATDKMFTNPDDKRTQDYITGRFG
- a CDS encoding ROK family protein, whose amino-acid sequence is MSVGIRHDDLRRRNRAMVISAVRRAGQPSRTEIAATTGLSHSTISAISSDLIQEGILTESKANEAVSLKRGRPQVGLALNPEATAVMTVVLSLNFLSVAVIDYAGQVIAEEQRRLDTAIMPRDELIGECVAIVRRRFEDPDLDVRGVARIAMGIQGITDTHARAMLWSPITPQTDIAFADILEAEFGVPATMENDCNMMAVALQWRDPDRYRDDFIAILLSHGIGMGLVLKGELFTGTHSSGGEFGHMIHRPGGALCRCGRRGCVEAYAGNYAIWRNAKEMGEDAEPVDVSDADMRSLAARARAGDGPERQAYRKAGEALGFGLGSLFALIDPAPVAMVGVSAAAFDLIEPALREAIAQTAGGQHSKSISFDTEPNELPLIREGCAMRALGFVDQEIFAPGVQAKGSAAGKSVA
- the phoU gene encoding phosphate signaling complex protein PhoU yields the protein MGEHHTVASFDEDLGAISKLIADMGDLARSMVAGSTRALLNSDNALAQRVVSDDAIMDARQRELDDRAITLIAKRQPMANDLRAVVGSIRMAGDLERIGDLAKNIAKRVGTVGLSVTPRDLSHSIDGMAQLVLVQVQGVIEQYAAADAAALAKLRNDDERIDVKYTSVFRELLTYMMEDPRNITACTHLLFCAKNLERIGDHVTNIAENAYYVLTGQQLPANRPKLDETAMSAPAA
- the pstA gene encoding phosphate ABC transporter permease PstA, with the protein product MTDIPLDTMVRTAAPARRDIGLKARYAAERRFRIYGALAISVGLAFLAIMLITIVSKGYTAFWQTTVSLPINFDEKVIDPSNKRATDPEVLIKANYPKLADRALMAKLGIDPSNKPMALKLKGFLSEGARVQLRDIVVADPSVIGTTRNVDILVAANLDSAFKGQIDLNVEEARRKVSDQQVAWMNQLKADGTMAEHFNKGLFSYGASSRPETSGMGVAIIGSFYMMVIVLLLALPIGVAASIYLEEFAKKNRFTDLIEVNINNLAAVPSIVFGLLGLAVFINFLGMPRSAAFVGGLVLTLMTLPTIIIATRAALAAVPPSIRSAALGLGASKMQMVFQHILPLAAPGILTGTIIGLARALGETAPLLLIGMVAFVADYPKTPFDPATALPVQIYMWANEAERAFVERMSGAIIILLVFLMAMNITAIVLRRRFERRW
- the pstC gene encoding phosphate ABC transporter permease subunit PstC — protein: MSSMLVLAIVVAVGLVAFFIGRQRAVAQDNGSVKPHSRAHYHGWWAFLLAVLPALLLLAVWNIGSSIYLDRHIHAALPERTADSAVASEALDVSLVKSLAKGLRQLDANTQLPASFAELQPLLAAKGVALATDTQDYMIPIAVEANAVQGRLGMIGAVVTLALSIAGAFYALRQVAPRARARNNVERLMLWGLLAASTIAILTTVGIVLSMLFQTIQFFESVSPASFFFGTVWDPRFAAAGSGGSQGQFGLIPLLAGTLYIAFVALLVAVPVGLMSAVYMAEYASPKVRSVVKPALELLAGIPTIVYGIFAVVTLGPFLRDLSAALTGGSPFIQGQSIFTAGLVMGVMLIPVVSSLSDDIITAVPRAMRDGSLGLGATRSETIKRVILPAALPGIVGAILLTASRAIGETMIVVLAAGVAANLTANPFEAMTTITVKIVNQLTGDLEFNSPQTLVAFALGITLFALTLVMNIVALYIVRKYREQYE